The following coding sequences lie in one Mycobacterium sp. Z3061 genomic window:
- a CDS encoding adenylate cyclase regulatory domain-containing protein, giving the protein MADHLDQADDQNIEHLLNGLEGQARVERAELVRWLLEQGVTAEEIRTTNPPLLLASRHVIGDDGTYVSAREISETYGIDLELLQRVQRAVGLARVDDPDAVVHMRADGEAAAFAQRFVDLGLNPDQVVAVVRVLADGLSHAAEVMRYTALAAIIKPGATEVQIAQGSKALINQIAPLLGPMIHQMLFMHLRHMMESEAVNAGERAAGKPLPGARPVAVAFADLVGFTKLGEVVSAEELSQLAGRLADLARDLTAPPVRFIKTIGDAVMFVCPEPAPLLDTVLKLVDVVDNDSDFPRLRAGVAKGMAVSRAGDWFGSPVNAASRVTGAARPGTVLATDAVCEAVGDDAGFQWSFAGARRLKNIKNEAKLFRVRRG; this is encoded by the coding sequence GTGGCCGACCACCTAGACCAAGCCGACGACCAGAATATCGAGCACCTGCTCAACGGACTCGAGGGCCAGGCGCGCGTCGAGCGCGCCGAACTGGTGCGCTGGCTGCTCGAACAGGGCGTCACCGCGGAGGAGATTCGAACCACCAACCCGCCCCTGTTGCTGGCCTCCCGTCACGTCATCGGCGACGACGGCACCTATGTGTCCGCGCGCGAGATCAGCGAGACCTACGGCATCGACCTGGAGCTGCTGCAACGGGTGCAACGGGCCGTCGGACTGGCCCGCGTGGACGACCCGGACGCGGTCGTGCACATGCGCGCCGACGGCGAGGCGGCCGCGTTTGCGCAGCGCTTCGTCGACCTGGGGCTCAACCCCGATCAGGTGGTGGCCGTCGTCCGCGTCCTCGCCGACGGCCTTTCCCATGCGGCCGAGGTCATGCGGTACACCGCGCTGGCGGCGATCATCAAGCCGGGTGCCACCGAAGTGCAGATCGCGCAGGGATCGAAGGCGCTGATCAACCAGATCGCGCCGTTGCTCGGACCGATGATTCACCAGATGCTGTTCATGCATCTGCGGCACATGATGGAGTCCGAAGCCGTCAATGCCGGGGAGCGGGCCGCGGGCAAGCCGTTGCCGGGAGCGCGCCCGGTCGCGGTTGCCTTCGCCGATCTGGTCGGGTTCACCAAGCTCGGTGAAGTCGTGTCCGCCGAGGAATTGAGCCAGCTGGCCGGGCGACTCGCGGATCTGGCCCGGGACCTGACCGCTCCGCCGGTACGGTTCATCAAGACAATCGGCGACGCGGTGATGTTCGTGTGCCCCGAGCCGGCGCCATTGCTGGACACCGTGCTGAAGCTGGTCGACGTGGTGGACAACGACAGTGACTTCCCTCGCCTGCGAGCCGGCGTCGCCAAGGGCATGGCGGTGAGCCGGGCCGGGGACTGGTTCGGCAGTCCGGTCAATGCGGCCAGCCGGGTCACCGGGGCGGCGCGGCCGGGAACCGTGCTGGCAACCGACGCGGTCTGCGAGGCCGTCGGCGATGACGCCGGGTTTCAGTGGTCATTCGCCGGCGCCCGTCGGCTGAAGAACATCAAGAATGAGGCCAAACTCTTCCGCGTCCGGCGAGGCTAG
- a CDS encoding amidase, whose translation MDPRDLAFAGAAEQARMLADGDIDAPLLLELYLERIEQLDSELRAFRVVRYDGAREEAEIAQQRLDAGERRPLLGVPIAIKDDVDVAGEVTTYGSGAHGPAVTDDAEVVRRLRAAGAVIIGKTSVPELMIMPFTESLTFGATRNPWNPRRTPGGSSGGSAAAVAAGLVPLALGSDGGGSIRIPATWCGLFGLKPQRDRISLEPHDDAWQGLSVNGPIARSVLDAALLLDATNTVPGPEGEFAAAATRQPGPLRIALSTKVPTPMPVRVGKAQLNAVEQAGALLRDLGHDVIERDPAYPASLYANYLPRFLRGISDDADAQAHPERLERRTRAIARLGSFFSDRTMARLRTAETGLDTRIQAIFDDVDVVITPGTAAGPSRIGAYQRRGGVSTLLLVAQRVPYQQIWNLTGQPAAVVPWDFDDDGLPMSVQLVGRPYDEATLLSLSAQIEAARPWAHRRPPVS comes from the coding sequence GTGGACCCCCGCGATCTCGCCTTCGCCGGCGCTGCTGAACAGGCGCGAATGCTGGCCGACGGCGACATCGACGCGCCGCTGCTCCTCGAGCTATATCTGGAACGCATCGAGCAGCTGGACAGCGAGCTGCGCGCGTTCCGGGTGGTGCGCTACGACGGCGCTCGCGAGGAAGCCGAGATCGCCCAGCAACGACTGGACGCCGGCGAACGGCGGCCGCTGCTGGGCGTGCCGATAGCGATCAAGGACGACGTCGACGTCGCAGGCGAGGTGACCACGTACGGCAGTGGCGCGCACGGCCCGGCCGTCACCGATGACGCCGAAGTCGTGCGCCGGCTACGCGCGGCGGGCGCGGTGATCATCGGCAAGACCTCGGTGCCGGAGCTGATGATCATGCCCTTCACCGAGTCGCTGACCTTCGGTGCCACCCGCAACCCCTGGAATCCGCGTCGCACACCCGGGGGCAGCAGCGGCGGCAGCGCCGCGGCGGTCGCGGCGGGTCTGGTGCCGCTGGCCCTGGGCTCCGACGGCGGCGGCTCGATCCGCATCCCGGCGACCTGGTGTGGATTGTTCGGGCTGAAACCACAGCGCGACCGGATCTCGTTGGAACCGCACGACGATGCGTGGCAGGGGCTGAGTGTCAACGGCCCGATCGCGCGGTCGGTTCTCGACGCGGCGTTGCTCCTCGACGCGACGAATACGGTGCCCGGTCCCGAGGGCGAATTCGCCGCTGCCGCAACGCGGCAACCCGGGCCGCTGCGAATCGCGTTGAGCACCAAGGTGCCGACGCCGATGCCGGTGCGGGTCGGCAAGGCGCAACTGAATGCGGTCGAGCAGGCCGGAGCGTTGCTGCGCGACCTCGGTCACGACGTGATCGAGCGCGACCCGGCGTACCCGGCGTCGCTGTATGCGAACTACCTGCCCCGGTTCCTGCGGGGCATCAGCGACGACGCCGACGCGCAGGCTCACCCCGAGCGGCTGGAGCGGCGCACCCGCGCCATCGCCCGCCTCGGCTCGTTCTTCTCTGATCGGACGATGGCCCGGTTGCGAACGGCCGAAACGGGTTTGGACACCCGGATTCAGGCCATCTTCGACGACGTGGACGTCGTCATCACACCGGGCACCGCGGCCGGCCCGTCCCGCATCGGCGCCTACCAACGACGTGGCGGTGTGTCCACGCTTCTGCTGGTGGCGCAACGGGTTCCGTATCAGCAGATCTGGAATCTGACCGGGCAGCCCGCGGCCGTGGTGCCATGGGATTTCGACGATGACGGGTTGCCGATGTCGGTGCAGCTGGTCGGCCGGCCGTATGACGAGGCGACGCTGCTGTCCTTGTCCGCGCAGATCGAAGCGGCCCGGCCGTGGGCCCACCGGCGACCGCCGGTGTCATGA
- a CDS encoding HIT family protein: MSCVFCAIVAGEAPAIRIYEDDNFLAILDIRPFTRGHTLVIPKKHSVDLDDTPPETLAGMITLGQRIAQAAKATELADATNIGINDGRAAFQTVFHIHLHVLPRRNGDKLSVAKGMLVRRDPDREATARILREALARIEASN; the protein is encoded by the coding sequence ATGTCCTGCGTATTCTGTGCGATCGTCGCCGGCGAAGCCCCGGCCATCCGGATCTACGAAGACGACAACTTCCTGGCGATCCTCGACATCCGGCCCTTCACCCGGGGCCATACCCTGGTGATCCCCAAGAAGCACAGTGTCGACCTCGACGACACCCCGCCGGAGACACTGGCCGGGATGATCACGCTCGGCCAGCGCATCGCCCAGGCGGCCAAGGCCACCGAACTGGCCGACGCGACCAACATCGGCATCAATGACGGCCGCGCTGCTTTTCAGACCGTTTTCCACATTCACCTGCACGTACTGCCCCGGCGCAACGGCGACAAACTCTCGGTGGCCAAGGGCATGCTGGTGCGCCGGGATCCCGACCGGGAGGCCACCGCGCGCATCCTGCGCGAGGCGCTGGCACGCATCGAGGCGAGTAACTAG
- a CDS encoding diguanylate cyclase domain-containing protein, with amino-acid sequence MQCPFTGLTLGVTTAVVGGYGLAAALVIASSVWGWQGAYATRPAVQVVTVLCLAFAAACACRAARHAIGRRRYGWLALAVALTGWAVGEIIWSVYDVRPAVEHASHPAAGEIVLLLYPLGAFAAMVLLSNPPAGHNLWRLVLDGVIVSMSLWVASWVFVLDKLLKTDSSSRLVTVVHAGSDVVLMTTAILLLSRTRPGRRRSVNLFAGGVATIMLADMLVLFQTGIGSYHTGDVVDVSRVAGLGLMALAGLVSVKEPDVVNTGSEISSYTRLWLPYLPVLLAAALGLGHALRLMRHGPLLVAFGILVAAVLARQFVVLVENQGLLNEVAEEAFRDSLTGLANRANFLHKLEQAVARRRESSAPIAVMSLDLDNFKSVNDALGHPAGDELLVRVAGRLTTTLGEQGTVARLGGDEFAVLIEGPVEESHAAAQRVLESFNAAIVVDGVPLAVRPSIGFTVAAAESDYTVDELLRHSDLAMYAAKREGGQCIRSFVPDLPLPYALPELNDESMLALKSSLENGFDGGRLHRSPTTGNAAALARAIKPLAAGPKSASDDVHDVPNAVRWPPTAVRIGLGALAIGVLVFASTCLPDPHADHSPFFANVFYPILNFCAAALIAYRAHRVRADRVAWLLIAAGTAVSALGDVIYAKWVPDGQSPSIADPAYLAFYPLVYAGLLMLMRSRLKRVPLPIRLDCVVCGLVMASVAAALTAGPIHTAAMKAPATVLVGLIYPWLDLVLVALAAGMLPILGWRHEFRWGLLVIGFVMFAAADTAYLFETSAGSYRVGTMLDAFWPASYLLIAVASWTAWSSAPPLPRRSLGSYAAPVACTIVALAVTAMSHESRAASILAALSLIAVAARFSVTFREVSIMAETHKQAMTDQLTTLPNRRSLATTLTAVPLTPPPGIGPALNTRRPTRRALLLLQLQEFDEISQTVGHRFSDDLLCRVADRLTQNVRREDMLARAGDDEFAILLAEGADLIAARAQAGRLLEALNEPFTLDPVTVQVDARIAIALFPDHCEHPQELLNRAEMALPHARSAKSRIAVYDAAYELYRDNDPSLVEELRAALTEGSEQLTCHYQPKINAGDGSVHSVEALLRWHHPNRGLLLPEEFLPAAERAGLMRKVANRTVHLALEQARSWRDQGVALTVAVNLSTTNLLDLDLVGTIDQQLKTHGLPPDELIIEITESTLVDSARSRKTVAALQRLGVRISLDDYGTGWSSLARLQDVSVDELKLDRVFVARLAQDPRSVAIVRSTVALAESLGADLVAEGVEDEVTLRALRQYGCTITQGFVHSPPLPAGDLLQWIAEHAPEQAPEQAVATD; translated from the coding sequence ATGCAATGCCCGTTCACCGGGCTGACCCTGGGAGTCACAACTGCCGTCGTCGGCGGGTACGGTCTGGCGGCCGCGCTGGTCATCGCGTCATCCGTCTGGGGCTGGCAGGGCGCGTACGCGACCCGTCCGGCCGTGCAGGTCGTGACCGTGCTGTGCCTGGCCTTTGCGGCCGCCTGCGCCTGCCGGGCTGCGCGGCACGCGATCGGGCGCCGCCGGTATGGCTGGCTGGCGCTGGCGGTGGCGCTGACCGGCTGGGCAGTCGGCGAAATCATCTGGTCGGTCTACGACGTACGGCCCGCGGTCGAACACGCCAGCCATCCGGCTGCCGGGGAGATCGTGCTGCTGCTCTACCCGCTCGGAGCCTTCGCAGCGATGGTGCTGCTCTCCAATCCGCCCGCCGGCCACAACTTGTGGCGGTTGGTGCTGGACGGCGTCATCGTGTCCATGTCGCTATGGGTGGCGTCGTGGGTGTTCGTTCTGGACAAGCTGCTCAAGACCGATAGCAGCTCCCGGCTGGTGACGGTGGTGCATGCCGGCTCCGACGTCGTGCTCATGACGACCGCGATTCTCCTCTTGTCGAGAACTCGTCCGGGTCGGCGGCGCAGCGTCAACCTGTTTGCCGGCGGGGTCGCAACCATCATGCTCGCCGACATGCTCGTCCTGTTCCAGACGGGGATCGGCAGTTACCACACCGGCGACGTGGTCGACGTGAGCCGGGTGGCCGGACTGGGCCTGATGGCACTCGCGGGTCTGGTCAGCGTGAAAGAGCCCGACGTGGTCAATACGGGCTCGGAAATCAGTTCCTACACCAGACTGTGGCTGCCCTACCTGCCGGTGTTGCTGGCCGCCGCCCTCGGGTTGGGGCACGCTCTGCGCCTGATGCGGCACGGTCCCCTGCTGGTCGCATTCGGCATCTTGGTCGCGGCGGTGCTGGCCCGCCAGTTCGTGGTGCTGGTCGAAAACCAGGGACTGCTGAACGAGGTGGCCGAGGAGGCGTTCCGGGACAGCCTGACCGGGCTGGCCAACCGCGCCAACTTCCTGCACAAGCTGGAGCAGGCCGTCGCCCGGCGCCGGGAGAGCTCCGCGCCGATCGCGGTCATGTCCCTGGACCTCGACAACTTCAAGTCGGTCAACGACGCACTCGGCCATCCGGCCGGCGACGAACTTCTGGTTCGGGTCGCCGGACGGCTCACCACCACCCTGGGCGAGCAGGGCACCGTCGCGCGGCTCGGTGGTGACGAATTCGCGGTACTCATCGAAGGCCCGGTGGAGGAGTCGCACGCGGCCGCCCAACGCGTACTCGAATCTTTCAATGCGGCAATCGTCGTCGACGGTGTTCCGTTGGCGGTCCGGCCCAGCATCGGTTTCACGGTGGCCGCGGCGGAATCCGATTACACCGTCGACGAACTGCTGCGCCATTCCGATCTGGCCATGTACGCCGCCAAACGCGAAGGCGGGCAATGTATCCGCAGTTTCGTGCCGGATCTGCCGCTGCCCTACGCGTTGCCCGAACTCAACGACGAGTCGATGCTGGCCCTGAAAAGCAGCCTGGAGAACGGGTTCGACGGCGGTCGCCTGCACCGAAGCCCCACCACCGGCAATGCGGCAGCGCTGGCGCGCGCGATCAAACCGCTTGCCGCCGGCCCGAAATCGGCGTCGGACGACGTTCACGACGTACCCAACGCCGTGCGGTGGCCTCCCACCGCGGTACGAATCGGACTGGGCGCGTTGGCAATCGGTGTCCTGGTCTTCGCGTCCACCTGCCTGCCCGACCCGCACGCCGACCACTCCCCGTTCTTCGCCAACGTCTTTTATCCGATCCTGAACTTCTGCGCGGCCGCGCTGATCGCTTATCGCGCCCACCGGGTGCGGGCCGACCGCGTGGCCTGGCTGCTGATCGCGGCGGGCACGGCGGTCTCCGCGCTGGGTGACGTCATCTATGCGAAATGGGTCCCGGACGGCCAGTCGCCGTCCATCGCCGACCCCGCCTACCTGGCCTTCTACCCGCTGGTCTACGCCGGCCTGCTCATGCTGATGCGGTCACGGCTGAAGCGGGTGCCCCTGCCGATCCGGCTGGACTGCGTGGTGTGCGGTTTGGTGATGGCTTCGGTGGCCGCCGCGCTGACCGCAGGGCCCATCCACACGGCCGCGATGAAAGCACCGGCCACCGTGCTGGTGGGCCTGATCTACCCATGGCTCGACCTGGTGCTGGTGGCGCTGGCCGCCGGAATGCTTCCGATCCTCGGCTGGCGCCACGAATTCCGCTGGGGCCTGCTGGTGATCGGGTTCGTCATGTTCGCGGCCGCCGACACCGCGTACCTGTTCGAGACTTCGGCCGGGTCCTACCGGGTCGGCACCATGCTCGACGCGTTCTGGCCCGCGTCCTATCTCCTGATCGCGGTAGCGAGTTGGACGGCGTGGTCGTCGGCGCCCCCGCTGCCCAGACGCTCGCTGGGGTCCTACGCCGCACCGGTGGCATGCACCATCGTCGCGCTCGCCGTCACCGCGATGAGCCACGAGTCACGGGCCGCGTCGATCCTGGCCGCACTCAGCCTGATCGCCGTCGCGGCGCGCTTCTCGGTGACTTTCCGCGAAGTGAGCATCATGGCCGAAACCCACAAGCAGGCCATGACCGATCAACTGACCACCCTGCCCAATCGGCGCTCGCTGGCGACGACGCTGACCGCCGTACCACTGACCCCGCCGCCGGGCATCGGACCCGCGTTGAACACCCGGAGGCCGACCCGTCGAGCACTGCTGCTGCTGCAACTTCAAGAGTTCGACGAGATCAGCCAGACGGTCGGCCACCGCTTCAGCGACGACCTGCTGTGCCGGGTCGCCGATCGTCTGACCCAGAACGTTCGTCGTGAGGACATGCTCGCCCGAGCGGGTGACGACGAGTTCGCGATCCTCCTTGCCGAAGGCGCCGATCTGATCGCCGCACGCGCGCAGGCGGGCCGGCTGCTGGAAGCGTTGAACGAGCCGTTCACGCTGGATCCGGTGACGGTGCAGGTCGATGCCCGGATCGCGATCGCCCTGTTCCCCGACCACTGTGAACACCCGCAGGAACTGCTCAACCGCGCCGAGATGGCCCTTCCGCACGCCAGATCCGCCAAGAGCAGGATCGCGGTGTACGACGCCGCGTACGAGCTGTACCGCGACAACGACCCCAGCCTGGTCGAGGAGCTGCGCGCCGCGCTGACCGAAGGCAGCGAGCAGCTGACCTGCCACTACCAGCCCAAGATCAATGCGGGCGACGGCAGCGTGCACAGTGTTGAGGCGCTGCTGCGCTGGCATCACCCCAACCGCGGGCTGCTGCTGCCGGAGGAGTTCCTGCCGGCCGCCGAGCGGGCCGGCCTGATGCGCAAGGTGGCCAACCGTACCGTCCACCTCGCCCTCGAACAGGCCCGGAGCTGGCGCGATCAGGGTGTGGCGCTGACGGTGGCGGTCAACCTGTCGACCACCAACCTGCTGGACCTCGACCTCGTCGGCACCATCGATCAGCAGCTGAAGACCCACGGTCTGCCCCCCGACGAACTCATCATCGAGATCACCGAGAGCACGCTCGTCGACTCGGCGCGCTCCCGCAAAACGGTCGCCGCGCTGCAGCGCCTCGGTGTGCGGATCTCACTGGACGACTACGGCACCGGCTGGTCGTCGCTGGCCCGGCTGCAGGACGTCTCGGTCGATGAGCTGAAGCTCGACCGGGTGTTCGTGGCACGCCTGGCGCAGGACCCGCGCTCGGTGGCGATCGTGCGCTCGACGGTGGCGCTGGCCGAAAGCCTCGGCGCGGACCTGGTCGCCGAGGGCGTCGAGGACGAGGTGACGCTGCGGGCGTTGCGGCAGTACGGCTGCACCATCACTCAGGGGTTTGTGCACAGTCCCCCGTTGCCGGCCGGGGACCTGCTGCAGTGGATCGCCGAGCACGCCCCCGAACAGGCCCCCGAACAGGCGGTAGCAACCGACTAG
- a CDS encoding LLM class flavin-dependent oxidoreductase produces the protein MRLSVLDLVPVRSDQSTSDALAATVSLAQTADRLGFTRYWVAEHHNMPSVGATSPPVLIAYLAAQTDQLRLGSGGVMLPNHAPLAIAEQFALLEAAAPGRIDLGIGRAPGSDPVTSYALRGGRDDRDIENFPEYLDDVVALMSARGVRVPLRSGDYTLKATPAAAGEPRLWLLGSSMYSARLAAAKGLPYVFAHHFSGQGTEEALQYYRSHFRPSDLTPRPVTFLTVNASVAETRDEARELILPNLQMMARLRTGQPLGPVQLVEEAHQATLTPQQQHIVDSGMSRAVVGSPSEAADQVRALAERFDVDEVMVHPVASARRGTDPRTGPARVATLELLAKELF, from the coding sequence GTGCGTCTTTCCGTCCTTGACCTGGTCCCGGTGCGTAGTGACCAGTCCACCAGCGACGCGCTCGCGGCCACGGTGTCGCTGGCGCAGACCGCTGACCGGCTGGGTTTCACCCGCTACTGGGTCGCCGAACACCACAACATGCCCTCGGTGGGCGCCACCAGCCCGCCGGTCCTGATCGCCTACCTCGCCGCGCAGACCGACCAGCTGCGTCTGGGCTCCGGCGGGGTGATGCTGCCCAACCACGCGCCGTTGGCGATAGCCGAGCAGTTCGCCCTGCTGGAGGCCGCCGCGCCGGGCCGTATCGACCTCGGCATCGGCCGTGCGCCCGGCTCAGACCCCGTGACGTCCTACGCGCTGCGTGGCGGCCGCGACGACCGCGACATCGAGAACTTCCCCGAGTACCTCGACGACGTGGTCGCGCTGATGAGTGCCCGCGGAGTGCGGGTGCCGCTGCGTTCGGGGGATTACACGCTCAAGGCCACACCGGCGGCCGCCGGCGAACCGCGACTGTGGTTGCTCGGCTCGTCGATGTATTCCGCGCGCCTGGCCGCCGCCAAGGGCCTGCCCTACGTGTTCGCCCACCACTTCTCGGGGCAGGGCACCGAAGAGGCGTTGCAGTACTACCGCAGCCATTTCCGGCCCAGCGATCTCACACCCCGGCCGGTCACCTTCCTGACGGTGAACGCGTCGGTGGCCGAAACCCGGGATGAGGCAAGGGAATTGATCTTGCCGAACCTGCAGATGATGGCCCGGCTGCGCACCGGACAGCCCTTGGGTCCGGTGCAGCTCGTCGAAGAGGCACACCAGGCCACCCTCACGCCGCAACAGCAGCACATCGTGGACAGCGGGATGTCCCGCGCGGTCGTCGGCTCGCCGTCGGAGGCGGCCGATCAGGTACGGGCGCTGGCCGAACGCTTCGACGTCGACGAGGTGATGGTGCACCCGGTGGCGTCGGCCCGCCGCGGCACCGATCCCAGGACGGGACCAGCCCGGGTAGCCACCCTGGAGCTGCTGGCCAAGGAGCTGTTCTAG
- a CDS encoding FAD-binding protein: MESVLVSGASVAGLTAAYWLQRNGYAVTVVERYPGLRPGGQAIDVRGPALEVLDRMGLRNAAENCKTNIRGSSVVDRDGNVLSEDTEATPTGGPINNPDIELLRDDLVGLLYDETKLKTEFRFDDTIDTLENLGPAVNVTFENSDARSFDLVIGADGLHSNVRRLVFGPEERFIKRLGTFAAIFTVPNFLDLDYWQKWHYGDASMAGIYSARRNSEARAMLGFMDPELRIDYRDTEAQFAELERRMADDGWVRPQLLELMRKAPDFYFDEMSQIVMDHWSIGRVALVGDAAYCASPLSGQGTSLALLGATVLAGELKLARLDHGLGFANYFKRFQPYTQRTQFLASDSIPGGAPISQEQFDMIVNSFTLLNY; encoded by the coding sequence GTGGAATCGGTCCTGGTGTCCGGTGCCAGTGTGGCGGGTCTCACCGCCGCGTACTGGCTGCAGCGTAACGGCTATGCGGTCACGGTGGTGGAGCGCTATCCGGGGCTGCGGCCGGGTGGTCAGGCGATCGACGTGCGCGGCCCGGCGCTCGAAGTGCTCGACCGGATGGGTCTGCGGAACGCAGCCGAGAACTGCAAGACGAACATCCGGGGATCCTCGGTGGTCGACCGGGACGGCAACGTGCTGTCGGAGGACACCGAGGCGACGCCGACGGGCGGGCCGATCAACAACCCGGACATCGAGCTGTTGCGCGACGACCTGGTCGGATTGCTGTACGACGAAACGAAATTGAAGACCGAGTTCCGGTTCGACGACACCATCGACACGCTGGAGAACCTCGGTCCCGCGGTCAACGTCACCTTCGAGAATTCCGATGCCCGCAGCTTCGACCTGGTGATCGGCGCCGACGGCCTGCACTCCAACGTGCGCCGGCTGGTGTTCGGTCCCGAAGAACGATTCATCAAGCGGCTCGGCACATTTGCCGCGATCTTCACCGTGCCGAACTTCCTGGACCTGGACTACTGGCAGAAATGGCACTACGGCGACGCCAGCATGGCCGGGATCTACAGTGCGCGCCGCAACTCCGAGGCGCGGGCGATGCTGGGGTTCATGGACCCCGAACTACGAATCGACTACCGCGACACCGAAGCTCAGTTCGCCGAATTGGAACGGCGGATGGCCGACGACGGCTGGGTCCGACCGCAGCTGCTGGAACTCATGCGCAAGGCACCGGATTTCTACTTCGACGAGATGTCGCAGATCGTGATGGACCACTGGTCAATCGGGCGGGTTGCGCTGGTCGGCGACGCCGCGTACTGCGCCTCGCCGCTGTCCGGCCAGGGCACCAGCCTCGCGCTGCTGGGTGCGACGGTCCTGGCGGGGGAACTCAAACTGGCCCGCCTCGACCACGGGCTCGGATTCGCCAACTATTTCAAGCGGTTTCAGCCGTACACGCAGCGCACCCAGTTCCTGGCCAGCGACAGCATTCCCGGCGGTGCGCCCATCTCTCAGGAGCAATTCGACATGATCGTCAACTCGTTCACGCTGCTGAACTACTGA
- a CDS encoding uracil-DNA glycosylase, which produces MHPNTGQSYASPVPPGSGWPGDRATPRTPVAADAAGVAALANTARTIAELDAEISVCRACPRLVTWREDVALAKRRAFADQPYWGRPVPGWGSERPRLLIVGLAPAAHGANRTGRMFTGDRSGDQLYAALYRAGMVNQPTSVDAADGLRTKDIRIAAPVRCAPPANAPTPAERDTCAPWLDAEWRLVAPYVRVVVALGGFAWQIALRLTGGAGKPKFGHGAVAELPSGARLLGCYHPSQQNMFTGRLTPAMLDEVFQDAKKLAGIK; this is translated from the coding sequence ATGCATCCCAATACCGGGCAGAGTTACGCCTCGCCGGTGCCGCCGGGGTCCGGATGGCCGGGTGACCGGGCGACGCCGAGGACACCCGTGGCCGCCGACGCCGCCGGCGTCGCGGCGCTGGCGAACACCGCGAGAACGATCGCCGAGCTCGACGCCGAGATCAGCGTGTGCCGGGCCTGCCCCAGGCTGGTCACCTGGCGCGAGGACGTCGCGTTGGCCAAACGGCGCGCCTTCGCCGACCAGCCGTACTGGGGACGTCCGGTGCCGGGCTGGGGGTCGGAGCGGCCGCGGCTGCTGATCGTCGGGTTGGCCCCGGCCGCGCACGGCGCCAACCGGACCGGCCGGATGTTCACCGGCGACCGTTCCGGCGACCAGCTCTACGCGGCCCTGTACCGGGCCGGAATGGTGAACCAACCGACCAGCGTCGATGCCGCGGACGGGTTGCGCACCAAGGACATTCGGATTGCGGCGCCGGTTCGCTGTGCGCCACCGGCCAACGCCCCGACGCCGGCGGAGCGCGACACCTGCGCGCCCTGGCTGGACGCCGAGTGGCGGTTGGTGGCCCCGTACGTCCGGGTGGTGGTGGCGTTGGGCGGGTTCGCCTGGCAGATCGCGTTGCGGCTCACCGGCGGGGCGGGCAAGCCGAAGTTCGGCCACGGCGCCGTCGCCGAGCTGCCCTCGGGCGCGCGGCTGCTGGGCTGCTACCACCCGAGCCAGCAGAACATGTTCACAGGTAGGTTGACTCCGGCAATGCTCGATGAGGTTTTCCAAGACGCGAAGAAGCTGGCAGGAATCAAGTAA